The segment CTGATGACCGTTGTGGTGACTTTGTTGTGATTATTATAATGATGACTGTAGCCAGCGTGTGGAGTTTGCACACGGCTGCTCCCGCGGCATCAGTGGGGTCGGCGGTTGGTATTCTGGGCCCGACGTGGTATCCGGGAGCGGCTTCGCTCTTGGGCTGGCCCTCGCCGCCCGGGCCGGAGCCCGCGATGTTTTCGGGGCTGGCTCTGGGACTCTGCAGCCCGATGTTTGAGAGGAGAGCGGCTTCGAGTCCGGGCCCATCCTGGCTGCCTGGACCGACTTCCATCAGCCCCCGTGGAATCCCTCGAGGACTGCGGTGCCCCCCGCAGCGTGTAGGTGTGGGTGCAGCTCTCAGCACTAGGGGCTGGTGCGTGCCTGCTCCCACGGCGCCTTTGCGGCCGGCTCGGGGAACGTGGGGCCCGGCGCCGCAGTGGAGAGCGGCTTCGTGTGTGGGCCCGCCGTCCCTGTCTGCACCGGCGGCTGCAGCCTACTGACGGGGAGTGCCTCGGGGACCGTGATGTCCCCTGGCTGGCAGAGTTCGAGGCACTGCTCTTGGCACTCAGGGCTGCCGCACGGCTGCTCCCACAGTGTCCTTGGGGCTCATTCCACGCATCATCGTTGCGATGTAAACGTGAGCAGATTCTCCTCCATTCTGTCCTGCGCTGGCTGGTCAGGACGCTGCTCTCAGGCACCTTGGAACTGTGAGCTGGCTCTGATGGTGCCTGCCTGGTGGtactggagctgctgctgctctccgaCACCACGCGGCCTTGGGAAGGCCCAAGTTCCAGCTGGACGGTGGTGCTGGGGCCAGAACTGTTCACAtggctgctggaggctgtaagggaaggcaggagggtGAGCGGGATGGAAATCCAGCCCTGGGGTGGGAGAGGCTCCCATCCCCCCGGGCCAAAGGGACTTGAGCAAGGCCTAGCCAGGCCCCAGCGCAGCAGCACGCGGCTGTTTGACTCTTACAGGTGCCCTCTCCAGCACAGGTGTTGCACTCCCAGGTGCTTCTGCTCTGACTCAAGTTGGAACAGCGCCGATGGGTGCTTTGCGCAGcgcaggagctgcagaggagcagctcccagggcctgGGTAAACAAACAGGTTGTGGCCGTGAGGGCTAAGTGACCTGAGCCAGGGAGtgcctggcacagctctggtgctcagcctgtgctccccagcctgtggtgaggctgcagtcccacacagagccccagaGGCTTGCTGAGGTAACTCACCCCTCTCCTGCCCGCTCCCTGCCGTGTGGGTAACAGCACTCACTGGCGTTGCAGCACTTGAGCTTGTCTGCCTTTTGTGCATATGAATTGTCCCACACTGGTCCTCtgccagagaagggaaggaatcTGATGAGCACCACTGCCTCTGTAGTAAGACAGACCCCAGCCATCCCTACTcttccagcccaaccccacTTCTACGTTCTCCGTGAAGCGGGGCCAAATCTCACAGGCAGCAAAGAGCCAGGCCAGCCAGGGCAGTCCGTGGGCAGGCACGGCTCTTGTGCCTTCACACCTGGAGA is part of the Gallus gallus isolate bGalGal1 chromosome 2, bGalGal1.mat.broiler.GRCg7b, whole genome shotgun sequence genome and harbors:
- the LOC121109793 gene encoding PHD finger protein 7-like translates to MSMGTKKPASSWELGEKCVLCVQGDADPDIYGRKVIINGIYFHEFCMIFSGGLLQAARTQGRNESLSMPDTILAIKQAEQTHCFVCGKRGAFITCAETGCDRSFHLPCASEGECVTQYFEQYRSFCWEHRPQQTVEAVPEQDTTCIICMDPVGDSRSYSTMVCPSCRHAWFHRACIQRLALRAGLTLHCPHCKDENEFFDDMNTMGIHIPLRGPVWDNSYAQKADKLKCCNASECCYPHGRERAGEGPWELLLCSSCAAQSTHRRCSNLSQSRSTWECNTCAGEGTSSSSHVNSSGPSTTVQLELGPSQGRVVSESSSSSSTTRQAPSEPAHSSKVPESSVLTSQRRTEWRRICSRLHRNDDAWNEPQGHCGSSRAAALSAKSSASNSASQGTSRSPRHSPSVGCSRRCRQGRRAHTRSRSPLRRRAPRSPSRPQRRRGSRHAPAPSAESCTHTYTLRGAPQSSRDSTGADGSRSRQPGWARTRSRSPLKHRAAESQSQPRKHRGLRPGRRGPAQERSRSRIPRRAQNTNRRPH